The DNA segment CTCAACGACGCTCTGGGTAGGGGTTATTCCCGCTCTCTTTGCAATCCTCAATCCCTGATAAAGTCCCTCCGGCCTGTCGTTCAGAACCGCGTCTATGATTGCTATGACGGCCTCGCTTTCCTTCCTGAGGAGTGCGTCAAAGAACCTGACGGTGTAATAAGTGCTTCTCCTCTTCAGCTCCCACAGGAAGTCCATGAGCTTCCCGATGTCCTCCTCACCGTAGGAGCGTATCGCTTGGTTGTTGCCGTCTCTCTCAAGGGTATACGACCTCATGATGAGAGACTTTCGCGTTACCGTCTCTATGGCACCCAGACTTTCGGTGTGGAGGAGATGGTAAAGGAGCGCCAGCCTGCGGTTCGAGAGGTAGTCCATGCTCCCCTCGTAGTAGTGGGGAAAATGCTCCTTCAAGTCCTTTAAGGCCAGCAGTTCAACAAGACCCAGGCTCTCCTGCGGGGCAACCTGATAAATGTGCACCCACGTTCTGTTGCCCTTTCCGTACCTAACGTAGGGCGCGTAGTAGTGGAACCCGACCCATGCAAGGGCATAACTCAGGGAATCGATTTTCAGAGGATTGCCGCCCTGAATACCCATGTGTTTGGGAAGAAACTTACCAGCAGAGGGCATGAGGGTTATCGGTACAGGGTACCTTCTACTGGTCTTTTTGTTGGCCACAATCTTTTCAAGAACTGTTGACAGTCGCGAGGGAACACTGTCCCAGTAGGCATTGTTTATATTGGCTCCTGCACTGAAGTCAGCGTCGCTTATGACTTTGCCCCCCTCGCGGGAACTGTAGTTGCCGAGGGCATAATGCAATGAGAGCATCTCCTCCAAGGCACTTGCAAGACCTTCCTCAAAGTCACCGTTGCCCTCGACGGTGTAGTAGCCTCCTCGAGCGGTTCCCTCTGGGATGAGAGTAACTTCCTCCGCCCCGCCTCGGACAAGGGCCTCAACGTAGCCGTAGGCAACGTAAAGGTCGAAGACCTCGTCGATGCCCGGGGTCGGGTAAGCCTTCACTCAGACCACCCCCAACCACTCGGCTTCGAGAACTTCCGCGAACTTTGGGGTTTCACCCTCCCTTTCCTCTGCTCCCTTGTAATCGCACAGGACGAGGGGAATCAGCAGGGCACCGACTATCAGCCTGAGCCTTCCAGCATCTGGGAGGTGGCGCGCCCTTACGCTCAGCTCCACCACAGCCCTGACGACCTCATCTGGAGACGCACTGAGAACGGTAATCTCAACGCCGAGGTGCTCCCTGAAGCTGTTTTCCAGGAATTCGTTTAGCTCCGGAACCACTCCGTCGAAGTTCTTCAGCCTGTCAAGGGCAACCTCTGCCGACAGGGAGTCCCTGTCAAGGTTAGCGACTTGTCCCATGAGTATCGGCTCGTGATGGAGCATGACGACGAGCGAGCCAACGAATGCTGTCTTTTCATCAAAAATCTGGGGGAGTATTTTCAGGGCGTAGTATGCGCTCACCAGCTCGTGCCTGAAGCCTGAGAGTCTGGCTTTGCCCTCGAGGTAGTCCTGGTAAAGTTCCGCTCCCTTTCCCGAGTCGTGGAGGATTATCAAAGCCTTCATCAGCCTGTCCGCATCTTCCCTGCTCAGCTCAACGCCCCAAGCTTTCATTGCCCTTATTATCGAGGGTATGTACTTCCCCTTAACACTCTCCCAGGCATTCAGCATGGCATTCACGTGTTTTCTGAGGGTCTGTCCCTGGAAGGCAAGAAGGCTCATTCTCTCACCCCCATAAAGTCGAGCAACGTTGCCTGTGCCGTTTTTCCGGGATTGTTCCTCCACCTACTCCCGGGAGAGATGTCTCCAGCATCGTCTTCTTTGGAGGCCTGTTTCACTTTCGTATTCTGCTCCTGGCTCATTCCACGCCAGAAACCCAGCTCAGGGCTATAGTACTCACCCGACACGGCATAGATGGTGAGGGCCTTAGGATTCCTATCACTGGTCTTCTCACAAACCCACTCGTAACGCTCCTCGTTCGCATTCCAC comes from the Thermococcus thioreducens genome and includes:
- the cas8a2 gene encoding type I-A CRISPR-associated protein Cas8a2/Csa4, whose product is MKAYPTPGIDEVFDLYVAYGYVEALVRGGAEEVTLIPEGTARGGYYTVEGNGDFEEGLASALEEMLSLHYALGNYSSREGGKVISDADFSAGANINNAYWDSVPSRLSTVLEKIVANKKTSRRYPVPITLMPSAGKFLPKHMGIQGGNPLKIDSLSYALAWVGFHYYAPYVRYGKGNRTWVHIYQVAPQESLGLVELLALKDLKEHFPHYYEGSMDYLSNRRLALLYHLLHTESLGAIETVTRKSLIMRSYTLERDGNNQAIRSYGEEDIGKLMDFLWELKRRSTYYTVRFFDALLRKESEAVIAIIDAVLNDRPEGLYQGLRIAKRAGITPTQSVVEGMEAFMDET
- a CDS encoding CRISPR-associated endonuclease Cas3''; translation: MSLLAFQGQTLRKHVNAMLNAWESVKGKYIPSIIRAMKAWGVELSREDADRLMKALIILHDSGKGAELYQDYLEGKARLSGFRHELVSAYYALKILPQIFDEKTAFVGSLVVMLHHEPILMGQVANLDRDSLSAEVALDRLKNFDGVVPELNEFLENSFREHLGVEITVLSASPDEVVRAVVELSVRARHLPDAGRLRLIVGALLIPLVLCDYKGAEEREGETPKFAEVLEAEWLGVV